The Rhodopseudomonas palustris genome window below encodes:
- a CDS encoding iron-sulfur cluster assembly accessory protein, translated as MINLTEQAGNAVKAAMSRAGKTEGGLRIMVEAGGCAGYKYLIGLDPAPRSDDAVVEAGGVMVFVDPDSQPLLNGMTIDFVESLEGSGFTFDNPNAENKCGCGKSFG; from the coding sequence ATGATCAATCTGACCGAACAAGCCGGTAACGCCGTCAAGGCTGCGATGTCTCGCGCCGGCAAGACCGAAGGCGGACTACGCATCATGGTCGAGGCCGGCGGCTGCGCCGGCTACAAATATCTGATCGGGCTCGACCCCGCGCCGCGCTCCGACGACGCGGTCGTCGAAGCCGGTGGCGTCATGGTGTTCGTCGATCCCGACTCGCAGCCGCTGCTCAACGGCATGACGATCGACTTCGTCGAGAGCCTCGAAGGCTCCGGCTTCACCTTCGACAATCCCAACGCCGAGAACAAATGCGGCTGCGGCAAGTCGTTCGGCTGA
- a CDS encoding CCE_0567 family metalloprotein, translating to MSDIDALKAEIKKLSARATTMKMNLHDLSEELPISWQNIMTVAQQTHDAYAALEAARKTLKELEAKAA from the coding sequence ATGTCCGATATCGATGCGCTGAAGGCCGAAATCAAGAAACTGTCGGCGCGCGCCACGACGATGAAGATGAATCTGCACGATCTGTCGGAAGAGCTGCCGATCAGTTGGCAGAACATCATGACCGTCGCGCAGCAGACCCACGATGCCTATGCGGCGCTCGAAGCCGCGCGAAAGACCTTGAAGGAGCTGGAAGCCAAGGCTGCGTGA
- a CDS encoding nitrogen fixation protein NifQ → MIGAAKQQADVASAAKLPLRVAASGFASSPAIVYRALTGGLPADASIDDDHAFDRHVLASILSAAMAEPGPINARCGLGADDFVALVTAFFPHISVLLSVLASGEPDADEEAAMVRDLLLAHRSTPGEVGRWLATMVARRAMEPDHLWEDLGLRDRTELTRLLMRHFGPLARDNTRNMRWKRFFYRKLCEDDGMVMCSAPVCSQCNDFAECFGDESGESRMAGRRREIEQRAAGVA, encoded by the coding sequence ATGATCGGCGCGGCGAAGCAGCAGGCAGACGTGGCGTCGGCGGCGAAGCTGCCGCTGCGCGTCGCCGCGTCCGGCTTCGCGTCGTCGCCGGCGATCGTGTATCGGGCGCTGACCGGCGGCCTGCCGGCCGATGCATCGATCGATGACGACCACGCGTTCGATCGCCACGTGCTGGCGTCGATCCTGTCGGCGGCGATGGCCGAGCCCGGCCCGATCAACGCGCGCTGCGGCCTCGGCGCCGACGATTTCGTCGCGCTGGTGACCGCGTTCTTCCCGCACATCTCGGTGCTGCTGTCGGTGCTCGCCTCGGGCGAGCCCGACGCCGACGAGGAGGCCGCGATGGTGCGCGATCTTCTGCTCGCGCATCGCTCGACGCCGGGCGAGGTCGGGCGCTGGCTCGCCACGATGGTGGCGCGCCGGGCGATGGAGCCGGATCACCTCTGGGAAGATCTCGGCCTGCGCGACCGCACCGAGCTGACGCGGCTGTTGATGCGGCACTTCGGCCCGCTGGCGCGCGACAACACCCGCAACATGCGCTGGAAGCGGTTCTTCTATCGCAAGCTCTGCGAGGACGACGGCATGGTGATGTGCAGCGCGCCGGTGTGTTCGCAGTGCAACGACTTCGCCGAATGCTTCGGCGACGAGAGCGGCGAAAGCCGGATGGCCGGCCGCCGGCGCGAGATCGAACAGCGCGCGGCGGGCGTGGCGTGA
- the fdxB gene encoding ferredoxin III, nif-specific, giving the protein MTIFSSRDGKPWEPTYITAIDGDKCIGCGRCYKVCSRDVMHLMGVNEDGELVGCSLENDDDDDEEFVRKVMVLDKAGNCIGCSACNRVCPKDCQTHVKASELGL; this is encoded by the coding sequence ATGACGATCTTTTCATCCCGCGACGGCAAGCCGTGGGAACCGACCTACATCACCGCGATCGATGGCGACAAGTGCATCGGCTGCGGCCGTTGCTACAAGGTCTGCTCGCGCGACGTGATGCACCTGATGGGCGTCAACGAGGACGGCGAACTGGTCGGCTGCAGCCTCGAGAACGACGACGATGACGACGAGGAATTCGTCCGCAAGGTGATGGTGCTCGACAAGGCCGGCAATTGCATCGGCTGCTCGGCCTGCAACCGGGTCTGTCCGAAGGATTGTCAGACCCACGTCAAGGCCAGCGAACTCGGGCTCTAG
- the nifU gene encoding Fe-S cluster assembly protein NifU — translation MLDHLARLDEHVSSPRNAGVLPQANAVGSFGTLRWGDAVKLMLRVDPQTDRIEQARFQAFGCSSAIAASSAVTELIAGKTLDEAGGFGAADIADYLGGLPPERMYCAVMGYEALQKAIGSYRGIAELGEADAAPSCKCLGVSQMMIERTIRFNRLTSVEEVTHYTKAAGSCSSCFKQVEGLLARVNADMVEDGLIESREAYRLGSTPQRAVDLKPHGAPQPATNIFAAKAAPAHLRAAPKSPPPRPAPAPVAAGVGVDAPSQATLIAQALDELRPHLQRDGGDCELVSFEDGIVYVRLSGNCVGCQLSSVTLSGVQARLVDKIGRPLRVVPVS, via the coding sequence ATGCTCGATCATCTCGCCAGGCTCGACGAACACGTTTCCAGTCCGCGCAATGCCGGCGTGCTGCCGCAGGCCAACGCGGTCGGCTCGTTCGGTACGCTGCGCTGGGGCGACGCCGTCAAGCTGATGCTGCGGGTCGATCCGCAGACCGACCGGATCGAGCAGGCGCGGTTTCAGGCGTTCGGCTGCAGCTCGGCGATCGCGGCGTCCTCCGCCGTCACCGAACTGATCGCCGGCAAGACGCTCGACGAAGCCGGCGGCTTCGGCGCGGCGGATATCGCGGACTATCTCGGCGGCTTGCCGCCGGAGCGGATGTATTGCGCGGTGATGGGCTACGAGGCGCTGCAGAAGGCGATCGGGTCCTATCGGGGCATTGCCGAACTCGGCGAAGCCGACGCTGCGCCGTCCTGCAAATGCCTCGGCGTCAGCCAGATGATGATCGAGCGCACCATCCGCTTCAACCGGCTGACCAGCGTCGAGGAAGTCACTCACTACACCAAGGCGGCGGGGAGCTGCAGCTCGTGCTTCAAGCAGGTCGAAGGCCTGCTGGCGCGGGTCAATGCCGACATGGTCGAGGACGGGCTGATCGAGTCCCGCGAGGCGTATCGGCTCGGCTCGACGCCGCAACGCGCGGTCGATCTCAAGCCGCACGGCGCGCCGCAGCCGGCGACCAACATTTTCGCCGCCAAGGCCGCGCCGGCGCATCTGCGCGCCGCGCCGAAGAGCCCGCCGCCGCGTCCGGCGCCCGCGCCCGTCGCCGCCGGGGTCGGCGTCGATGCGCCGTCGCAAGCGACGCTGATCGCGCAGGCGCTCGACGAATTGCGGCCGCATCTGCAGCGCGACGGCGGCGACTGCGAACTCGTCAGTTTCGAAGACGGCATCGTCTATGTCCGGCTGTCGGGCAATTGCGTCGGCTGTCAGCTCTCCTCGGTGACGCTGTCCGGCGTTCAGGCCAGGCTCGTCGACAAGATCGGCCGGCCGCTACGCGTGGTGCCGGTGTCATGA
- the nifK gene encoding nitrogenase molybdenum-iron protein subunit beta, protein MTETVEKIRDHFDLFHQPEYADMMDNKRKQFENAVGEAEVARVSDWTKTKEYQDKNFAREALVINPAKACQPLGAVFAAVGFEKTLPFVHGSQGCVAYYRSHFSRHFKEPTSCVSSSMTEDAAVFGGLNNMIDGLANSYALYKPKMIAVSTTCMAEVIGDDLNAFIKNAKEKGSVPQDFDVTYAHTPAFVGSHITGYDNTMKGVVEHFWDGKSGTTPKLERQPNESVNFLGGFDGNTVGNIREVKRIFELMGVDYTIFGDNSDVWDTPADGEFRMYDGGTTLEQAANAIHAKGTISMQEFCTEKTLATIAAHGQEVVALNSPIGITGTDRFLQAVSRITGKAIPEALTKERGRLVDAIGDSSAHIHGKKFAIFGDPDLCYGLAEFILELGGEPTHILATNGNKNWEAKVNELLASSPFGTNCKVYAGKDLWHLRSLLFTEPVDFMIGNTYGKYLERDTGTPLIRMGFPVFDRHHHHRSPIWGYQGTMNVLVKILDKIFDEMDKATNIAGKTDLSFDIIR, encoded by the coding sequence ATGACCGAGACCGTAGAAAAGATCCGGGATCATTTCGATCTCTTCCATCAGCCCGAATACGCGGACATGATGGACAACAAGCGCAAGCAGTTCGAAAACGCCGTCGGCGAAGCCGAAGTGGCGCGCGTGTCGGACTGGACCAAGACCAAGGAATATCAGGACAAGAACTTCGCGCGTGAAGCCCTGGTCATCAACCCGGCCAAGGCCTGCCAGCCGCTCGGCGCGGTGTTCGCCGCGGTGGGCTTCGAGAAGACGCTGCCGTTCGTGCACGGCTCGCAGGGTTGCGTCGCGTATTATCGCAGCCACTTCTCGCGGCACTTCAAGGAGCCGACCTCCTGCGTCTCGTCGTCGATGACCGAAGACGCCGCGGTGTTCGGCGGCCTCAACAACATGATCGACGGCCTGGCGAATTCCTACGCGCTGTACAAGCCGAAGATGATCGCGGTGTCGACCACCTGCATGGCCGAAGTGATCGGCGACGACCTCAACGCCTTCATCAAGAACGCGAAGGAAAAGGGCTCGGTTCCGCAGGACTTCGACGTCACCTACGCCCACACCCCGGCGTTCGTCGGCAGCCACATCACCGGCTACGACAACACCATGAAGGGCGTGGTCGAGCATTTCTGGGACGGCAAGTCCGGCACCACGCCGAAGCTCGAGCGCCAGCCCAACGAGTCGGTCAACTTCCTCGGCGGTTTCGACGGCAACACCGTCGGCAACATCCGCGAGGTCAAGCGGATCTTCGAATTGATGGGAGTCGACTACACCATCTTCGGCGACAACAGCGACGTCTGGGACACCCCGGCCGACGGCGAATTCCGGATGTATGACGGCGGCACCACGCTGGAGCAGGCCGCCAACGCCATCCACGCCAAGGGCACGATCTCGATGCAGGAATTCTGCACCGAAAAGACGCTGGCGACGATCGCGGCGCACGGCCAGGAAGTGGTCGCGCTCAACTCACCGATCGGCATCACCGGCACCGACCGCTTCCTGCAGGCGGTGTCGCGGATCACCGGCAAGGCGATCCCCGAAGCGCTGACCAAGGAGCGCGGCCGGCTGGTCGACGCCATCGGCGACTCCTCGGCGCACATCCACGGCAAGAAGTTCGCGATCTTCGGCGATCCGGACCTGTGCTACGGCCTGGCCGAATTCATCCTCGAGCTCGGCGGCGAACCGACCCACATCCTCGCCACCAACGGCAACAAGAACTGGGAAGCCAAGGTCAACGAACTGCTGGCGTCCTCGCCGTTCGGCACGAACTGCAAGGTCTATGCCGGCAAGGATCTCTGGCACCTGCGCTCGCTGCTGTTCACCGAGCCGGTCGACTTCATGATCGGCAACACCTACGGCAAGTATCTCGAGCGCGACACCGGCACGCCGCTGATCCGCATGGGCTTCCCGGTGTTCGATCGCCACCACCATCACCGCTCGCCGATCTGGGGCTACCAGGGCACGATGAACGTGCTGGTCAAGATCCTCGACAAGATCTTCGACGAAATGGACAAGGCCACCAACATCGCCGGCAAGACCGACCTGTCCTTCGACATCATCCGCTGA
- a CDS encoding NifX-associated nitrogen fixation protein, which produces MTMTEVAATADAALDSLFVKELVKQLRAQDTHGVWESKSDLKLLEPFIIDKAKRREIPLMGDPDPETLWRLELFYNAVALSIERETRIMVSPMMKMHHEGFGRMILSAGRLIVVNKHMRDVHRFGFDNLGKLAEDGDKLVDAGVEMIRKFPEVAAL; this is translated from the coding sequence ATGACCATGACCGAAGTAGCAGCCACTGCCGACGCCGCGCTCGACTCGCTGTTCGTCAAGGAACTGGTCAAGCAGCTCCGCGCCCAGGACACCCACGGCGTCTGGGAGAGCAAGTCCGATCTCAAGCTGCTCGAACCCTTCATCATCGACAAGGCCAAGCGCCGCGAGATCCCGCTGATGGGCGATCCGGATCCGGAGACGCTGTGGCGGCTCGAGCTGTTCTACAACGCGGTGGCGCTGTCGATCGAGCGCGAGACCAGGATCATGGTGTCGCCGATGATGAAGATGCATCACGAAGGCTTCGGCCGGATGATCCTCAGCGCCGGCCGGCTGATCGTCGTCAACAAGCACATGCGCGACGTCCATCGGTTCGGCTTCGACAATCTCGGCAAGCTCGCCGAGGACGGCGACAAACTGGTCGATGCCGGCGTCGAGATGATCCGGAAATTCCCCGAGGTCGCGGCGCTCTGA
- the nifN gene encoding nitrogenase iron-molybdenum cofactor biosynthesis protein NifN, whose amino-acid sequence MAEVVTSTKVVTSSKACTVNPLRMSQPLGAALALMGLRNAMPLLHGSQGCTSFGLVLFVRHFREQIPMQTTAMSEVATVLGGFENVEQAIVNIVGRTKPDVIGICTTGVTEIKGDDLDGFIRDVRRKHPELAHVALVPVSTPDFKGAFEDGFAATVAKIVELLVEAPAPGAARDPARLNVLAGSHLTPGDIDELRDIIEAFGLVPTFLPDISGSLDGHLPEDFTPTTHGGVSVAEVAAMGGAAHTLALGEQMRKAAATLEAKAGVPFTLLRRLTGLAAGDELMATLAKISGRPVPQKYRRQRSQLVDAMLDGHFYFGGKQVAIGAEPDMLLNIGGWLADMGCSVAAAVTTTQSPALAQVPADEVLIGDLEDLETRAEDCDLLVTHSHGRQASERLGVPLFRVGIPMFDRLGAAHQVAVGYRGSRDLIFAIGNLFIAAIKEPHVDDWRSAAIGDRDQADAAATAH is encoded by the coding sequence ATGGCCGAGGTTGTGACATCGACGAAAGTCGTCACGTCAAGCAAGGCTTGCACCGTCAATCCGCTGCGGATGAGTCAGCCGCTCGGCGCGGCGCTGGCCTTGATGGGGCTGCGCAATGCGATGCCGCTGCTGCACGGCTCGCAGGGCTGCACTTCGTTCGGGCTGGTGCTGTTCGTGCGGCACTTCCGCGAACAGATCCCGATGCAGACCACCGCGATGAGCGAAGTCGCCACCGTGCTCGGCGGCTTCGAGAATGTCGAGCAGGCGATCGTCAACATCGTTGGCCGCACCAAGCCCGACGTGATCGGGATCTGCACCACGGGCGTCACCGAGATCAAGGGCGACGATCTCGACGGCTTCATCAGGGACGTCCGCCGCAAGCATCCGGAACTCGCGCACGTCGCGCTGGTGCCGGTGTCGACGCCGGACTTCAAGGGCGCGTTCGAGGACGGTTTTGCCGCCACGGTCGCCAAGATCGTCGAGCTGCTGGTCGAGGCGCCTGCGCCCGGCGCGGCGCGCGATCCGGCACGGCTCAACGTGCTGGCCGGCAGCCACCTCACGCCGGGCGACATCGACGAGCTGCGCGACATCATCGAGGCGTTCGGCCTCGTGCCGACGTTCCTGCCGGATATCTCCGGCTCGCTCGACGGCCATCTGCCGGAGGATTTCACCCCGACCACCCATGGCGGCGTGTCGGTAGCCGAAGTCGCGGCGATGGGCGGCGCGGCGCACACGCTGGCGCTCGGCGAGCAGATGCGCAAGGCGGCGGCCACGCTGGAAGCCAAGGCCGGCGTGCCGTTCACGCTGCTGCGGCGGCTCACTGGATTGGCGGCGGGCGACGAGCTGATGGCGACGCTGGCCAAGATCAGCGGCCGGCCGGTGCCGCAAAAATATCGCCGGCAGCGCAGCCAGCTCGTCGACGCCATGCTCGACGGGCACTTCTATTTCGGCGGCAAGCAGGTCGCGATCGGCGCCGAGCCCGACATGCTGCTGAATATCGGCGGCTGGCTCGCCGACATGGGCTGCAGCGTCGCCGCCGCGGTGACCACGACGCAATCGCCGGCGCTGGCGCAGGTGCCGGCCGACGAAGTGCTGATAGGTGATCTGGAAGATCTGGAGACCCGCGCCGAGGATTGCGATCTGCTGGTGACGCATTCGCACGGCCGTCAGGCGTCGGAGCGGCTCGGCGTGCCGCTGTTCCGCGTCGGCATTCCGATGTTCGACCGGCTCGGCGCCGCGCATCAGGTCGCGGTCGGCTATCGCGGCAGCCGCGATCTGATCTTCGCGATCGGCAATCTGTTCATCGCCGCCATCAAGGAACCGCATGTCGACGACTGGCGCAGCGCCGCGATCGGCGATCGGGATCAGGCCGATGCGGCGGCTACGGCTCATTAG
- the nifS gene encoding cysteine desulfurase NifS has protein sequence MTESRVAQPPTNIVYLDANATTRTDPRVVDAMLPFFSGYFGNPSSKHALGGHAARAVKHAREQLQALVGAAHPHELIFTSGGTESANTAILSALEAAPRRREIITTAVEHPAVLSLCAWLEKHKGIRVHVVPVDRNGHLDIVAYREALSDRVALVSMMWANNETGVINPVADLAELAKEVGALFHTDAVQAVGKCPIELQSTAIDMLSLSGHKLHGPKGIGALYVRSGAAFKPQIKGGQHERGRRAGTENVPGIVGLGMAAELAAEAMADEDIRVRGLRDRLEREILARVDHCVAVGARAERLPNTSNIAFSYIDSEAVVTLLDRAGIAASMGSACSTGSFEPSHVLMAMKVAEDTVRGGVRFSLSRDNSDDDIDRALAVIPGVVAKLRAISPFDADDGPLLGRAHA, from the coding sequence ATGACGGAGTCCCGCGTCGCACAGCCGCCGACCAACATCGTCTATCTCGACGCCAACGCCACCACGCGCACCGATCCGCGCGTGGTCGATGCGATGCTGCCGTTCTTCTCCGGCTATTTCGGCAATCCGTCGTCCAAGCACGCGCTCGGCGGCCATGCGGCGCGCGCGGTGAAGCACGCCCGCGAGCAGTTGCAGGCGCTGGTCGGCGCCGCGCATCCGCACGAGCTGATCTTCACCTCCGGCGGCACCGAGAGCGCCAACACCGCGATCCTGTCGGCGCTGGAAGCCGCGCCGCGGCGGCGCGAGATCATCACCACCGCGGTCGAGCACCCCGCCGTGCTGTCGCTGTGCGCCTGGCTGGAGAAGCACAAGGGCATCCGCGTCCACGTCGTCCCGGTCGATCGCAACGGCCACCTCGACATCGTCGCCTATCGCGAGGCATTGTCCGATCGCGTCGCGCTGGTGTCGATGATGTGGGCCAACAACGAGACCGGCGTGATCAATCCGGTCGCCGATCTGGCCGAACTCGCCAAAGAGGTCGGCGCGCTGTTCCACACCGATGCGGTGCAGGCGGTCGGCAAATGCCCGATCGAACTGCAGTCCACCGCGATCGACATGCTGTCGCTGTCGGGACACAAGCTGCACGGCCCGAAGGGCATCGGCGCGCTGTATGTCCGCAGCGGCGCGGCCTTCAAGCCGCAGATCAAGGGCGGCCAGCACGAGCGCGGCCGCCGCGCCGGCACCGAGAACGTGCCCGGCATCGTCGGCCTCGGCATGGCGGCCGAACTCGCCGCCGAGGCGATGGCCGACGAGGACATCCGGGTGCGCGGCCTGCGCGACCGGCTGGAGCGCGAGATCCTGGCGCGCGTCGATCATTGCGTCGCGGTCGGCGCCCGCGCGGAGCGGCTACCGAACACCTCGAATATCGCGTTCTCCTATATCGACAGCGAAGCGGTCGTCACGCTGCTCGACCGCGCCGGCATCGCCGCCTCGATGGGCTCGGCGTGTTCGACCGGCTCGTTCGAGCCGTCGCATGTGCTGATGGCGATGAAGGTCGCCGAGGACACCGTGCGCGGCGGCGTGCGGTTCTCGCTGTCGCGCGACAACAGCGACGACGATATCGACCGCGCGCTCGCCGTCATCCCCGGCGTGGTCGCGAAGCTGCGCGCGATCTCGCCGTTCGACGCCGATGACGGACCTTTGCTCGGGCGCGCCCATGCTTGA
- the nifE gene encoding nitrogenase iron-molybdenum cofactor biosynthesis protein NifE → MSRLADKIQDVFNEPGCADNQAKSEKQRKKGCSKPLQPGGAAGGCAFDGAKIALQPIVDVAHLVHGPIACEGSSWDNRGTKSSGSKLYRTGFTTDMSENDVVFGGEKRLFRSIKEIIEKYDPPAVFVYQTCVPAMMGDDIVAVCKVAAEKFGKPCIPIIAPGFVGPKNLGNKLAGEAMLDYVIGTQEPEVTTAYDINIIGEYNVAGELWQVKPLLDELGIRILSCLSGDARYHEVAQSHRARAAMMVCSTAMINVARKMEERYGIPYFEGSFYGITDTSDSLRQIARLLIARGADAELMDRVEALIAREEAKAWAAIKAYTPRLAGKKVLLITGGVKSWSVVLALQEAGLTIVGTSVKKSTKEDKERLKEMSPDVHLIDDLRPREMYKMLKEAQADIMLSGGRSQFVALKARMPWMDINQERSYAYCGYVGIVEMVRQIDKALSNPIWDQVRSAPPWDEVSWETRADAANAADDAQRAAEAAPAAKVA, encoded by the coding sequence ATGAGCCGTCTCGCAGACAAGATCCAAGATGTCTTCAACGAGCCCGGCTGTGCGGACAATCAGGCCAAGTCCGAGAAGCAACGCAAGAAGGGCTGCAGCAAACCGCTGCAGCCCGGCGGCGCGGCCGGCGGCTGCGCTTTCGACGGCGCCAAGATCGCGCTGCAGCCGATCGTCGACGTCGCCCATCTGGTGCACGGCCCGATCGCCTGCGAAGGCTCGTCCTGGGACAATCGCGGCACCAAATCGTCGGGCTCGAAGCTGTATCGCACAGGCTTCACCACCGACATGAGCGAGAACGACGTCGTGTTCGGCGGCGAGAAGCGGCTGTTCCGGTCGATCAAGGAAATCATCGAGAAGTACGACCCGCCGGCGGTGTTCGTGTATCAGACCTGCGTGCCGGCGATGATGGGCGACGACATCGTCGCGGTCTGCAAGGTGGCGGCCGAGAAATTCGGCAAGCCCTGCATCCCGATCATCGCGCCGGGCTTCGTCGGCCCGAAGAATCTCGGCAACAAGCTCGCCGGCGAGGCGATGCTCGACTACGTGATCGGCACCCAGGAGCCGGAAGTCACCACCGCCTACGACATCAACATCATCGGCGAATACAACGTCGCGGGCGAGCTGTGGCAGGTCAAGCCGCTGCTCGACGAACTCGGCATCCGCATCCTGTCCTGCCTGTCGGGCGACGCGCGCTATCACGAGGTGGCGCAGTCGCATCGCGCCCGCGCCGCCATGATGGTGTGCTCGACCGCGATGATCAATGTCGCCCGCAAGATGGAAGAGCGCTACGGCATTCCGTACTTCGAAGGCTCGTTCTACGGCATCACCGACACCTCGGATTCGCTGCGCCAGATCGCCAGGCTGCTGATCGCGCGCGGCGCCGACGCCGAGCTGATGGACCGCGTCGAGGCGCTGATCGCGCGCGAGGAGGCGAAGGCCTGGGCCGCCATCAAGGCCTATACGCCGCGGCTCGCAGGCAAAAAGGTGCTGCTGATCACCGGCGGCGTGAAGTCGTGGTCGGTGGTGCTGGCGCTGCAGGAAGCCGGGCTGACCATCGTCGGCACCAGCGTCAAGAAGTCGACCAAGGAGGACAAGGAGCGGCTCAAGGAGATGAGCCCCGACGTCCATCTGATCGACGATCTGCGGCCGCGCGAAATGTACAAGATGCTGAAAGAGGCGCAGGCCGACATCATGCTGTCGGGCGGGCGCTCGCAATTCGTCGCGCTGAAGGCGCGGATGCCCTGGATGGATATCAACCAGGAGCGCTCCTACGCGTACTGTGGCTATGTCGGCATCGTCGAGATGGTGCGGCAGATCGACAAGGCGCTGTCGAACCCGATCTGGGACCAGGTCCGCTCGGCGCCGCCGTGGGACGAAGTGAGCTGGGAAACCCGCGCCGACGCCGCCAATGCGGCCGACGACGCTCAGCGCGCCGCCGAGGCCGCGCCCGCCGCAAAGGTGGCGTGA
- the nifX gene encoding nitrogen fixation protein NifX — protein sequence MKVAFATQDLTRVDAHFGWARNLAIYEVTAEDYRFVEAVQFAEEQEDGNEDKLAAKIDAIRDCAIVYCAAIGGSGAARVVAAQVHPLKLAQPEPIAELLVKLQGVLRGVPPPWLRKALLKGEERKLDFADEV from the coding sequence ATGAAGGTCGCATTCGCCACCCAGGATCTGACGCGCGTCGACGCGCATTTCGGCTGGGCCAGGAACCTCGCGATCTACGAGGTCACCGCCGAGGACTATCGCTTCGTCGAGGCGGTGCAGTTCGCCGAGGAGCAGGAAGACGGCAACGAGGACAAGCTCGCGGCCAAGATCGACGCCATCCGCGATTGCGCGATCGTGTATTGCGCGGCGATCGGCGGCTCGGGTGCGGCGCGCGTCGTCGCGGCGCAGGTGCATCCCCTGAAGCTCGCGCAACCGGAGCCGATCGCCGAACTGCTGGTCAAGCTGCAGGGCGTGCTGCGCGGCGTGCCGCCGCCGTGGCTGCGCAAGGCGCTGCTGAAGGGCGAAGAACGCAAGCTCGATTTCGCGGACGAGGTATGA